The sequence TAATCGACATCTTCTTCATCCGGCGCATTGGCTGCATCACGAGCAAAATCGCCTTTGAAGAGATGTGTCCAACCGGTTTCCAGATTTAGGCTGCTGTTAAAGTTCCAGCGGGTAGATAGCTCAATTTGGTGACCCAGAAAATCACCGGAGGCACCGCTGCGGTCTCTCAAACCGGATGCCGTCCAGCTATCGCGGCTTTCCGCGAGCCATAAAAGCCGGTGGCTGATAAAAGCTTCTACGTCATCTCGGGGCGTGACGACAAGACGGGTTCCGGGTGAATTGATATTGCTGCGAGCTATGACGCCGTAAATGCCTGTTGGGCTGTAATCAAAACGTCTTGCGCCGAACAAAGTATCAAACCGTTCATTTTTATCGTCATTGGGATTACTGTCGCCACTGGCATAGTCATATTGCAGCACAAAACGGGGAGACCAGGGCAACTCCAGGGTATAGCCCAGGGATAGATGTTGAAACCAGGCTTGATGACTCAGGTTTTTGGTGTCATCGGCCGCCGTTGTCGCACGGATTGAACCGAGCTGTCCGGCAGTCTCGACTTGAAAGTCAACCTCGCCTTTGGCCGGTTTGCGGTACCAGCGCATACCGGGAGTGAACAAACGGCGGTTGCGCGTGTCGTTATCGTTTTGATCGTCTTCGCTCAAATGATATAAATATAATTCGGCATTTATTTTCCAGGCTATATCGTAAATTTCCCAAAAACCACCGGAAAACCAGGTTTTGTATAACTCGGTATCCCATTCATGCTTGCTGTCCAGCAGTTCTTGCTTGTCGTTCGGATAGCGTCCGACCGGCAGAGTCACGAAACCGTTGAATTGCCATTTGCCATTGTCCTGGAAACGTAATCGCGCGCCGGTAAAAGAATTGATCGTGTTACGGAATACATTTCGGGCGACCAGACGGCGGCTACCCAAATTAAGTGTTTGCCTCCCCAGAATCACCTCGGTGCCGATACCGCTGTCCAGGAAATTTGTCTGCGCCCAGGCAAGATAGGCTTGCAAAAAATCCGATTGGTTCGCATGAGTATTATTGAGTGACGAGCCTGAATCACTGCCGAATTGGCGTGAATCCATAAATTCGGTACCCAAGCGAAAGTCATTGAAGCTGGCTTCCAGACTCAAGCAGGTTGCCAATGGAATTTGCTGATCGCCCCCCTCGGCATTGGCTTGAAACTGTCCGTCCAAAACTTCATAGCGCGTGCGTTGCTCCAGCGAAAGAGAGAGCCAGTCGGGCAATTTTAAGGTGTCATGTAAATTCCAGACGGGCTTTTCATAGCCAGGCGCTTGTGCCAGGCGATCATTCATTTGACTGGAAAAACAAGCAAAAGGTGGACTGGCCGGTTTTTTC comes from Methylicorpusculum oleiharenae and encodes:
- a CDS encoding alginate export family protein, whose product is MIDFKTRIKVSTGKRVLLIVFPKDAKHSASFTIDRTCISLVLIIFFFTPVDAAYAAQKKPASPPFACFSSQMNDRLAQAPGYEKPVWNLHDTLKLPDWLSLSLEQRTRYEVLDGQFQANAEGGDQQIPLATCLSLEASFNDFRLGTEFMDSRQFGSDSGSSLNNTHANQSDFLQAYLAWAQTNFLDSGIGTEVILGRQTLNLGSRRLVARNVFRNTINSFTGARLRFQDNGKWQFNGFVTLPVGRYPNDKQELLDSKHEWDTELYKTWFSGGFWEIYDIAWKINAELYLYHLSEDDQNDNDTRNRRLFTPGMRWYRKPAKGEVDFQVETAGQLGSIRATTAADDTKNLSHQAWFQHLSLGYTLELPWSPRFVLQYDYASGDSNPNDDKNERFDTLFGARRFDYSPTGIYGVIARSNINSPGTRLVVTPRDDVEAFISHRLLWLAESRDSWTASGLRDRSGASGDFLGHQIELSTRWNFNSSLNLETGWTHLFKGDFARDAANAPDEEDVDYFYVQSLFRF